A single region of the Solwaraspora sp. WMMD406 genome encodes:
- a CDS encoding Lrp/AsnC family transcriptional regulator gives MDPVHNVQLDRLDADLIDLLTTEPRIGVLECSRRLRVARGTVQARLDKLIARGVIQGFGPQVAPAAIGYGVTSFVTLEIGQRHGHEPVAAHLRGIPEVLEAHTITGSGDLLCRIVARSNSDLQRVLDRILAYAGIRRASTIIALAEQIPYRILPLVRAAPGDARAAP, from the coding sequence ATGGATCCTGTGCACAACGTCCAGCTGGATCGGCTCGACGCTGACCTGATCGACCTGCTCACGACCGAGCCCCGCATCGGTGTGCTGGAATGCTCCCGGCGGCTGCGGGTCGCCCGGGGCACGGTCCAGGCCCGGCTGGACAAGTTGATCGCCCGTGGGGTGATCCAGGGATTCGGCCCACAGGTCGCGCCGGCCGCGATCGGGTACGGCGTGACCTCCTTCGTCACCCTGGAGATCGGTCAGCGGCACGGACACGAACCGGTAGCCGCCCACCTGCGCGGCATCCCGGAGGTCTTGGAGGCGCACACCATCACCGGGTCCGGGGATCTGCTCTGCCGGATCGTCGCCCGGTCCAACAGCGACCTGCAGCGGGTGCTGGACCGGATCCTGGCGTACGCCGGGATCCGCCGCGCGTCGACGATCATCGCGCTCGCTGAGCAGATCCCGTACCGGATCCTGCCGTTGGTCCGGGCCGCCCCGGGCGACGCGCGGGCCGCCCCGTAG